From one Sulfuricurvum sp. IAE1 genomic stretch:
- a CDS encoding pitrilysin family protein, which produces MASTLDFIEVKGVKIPFIYEEDKRLPIVSMQLVFTHSGSVDEGKKAGLARLGAKMLNEGSLKRGSVGFADALDARAIGLSATAGNETFVIELGSLKEELDTGLSLLSEQLAEPNFTPKTLEKVKTITLSEIARKEADFDNVASTELKAVLFEGTPMATPNIGTKESIATITLEDVKGFISDHLVLSNALVVFGGNVGPEEAKAKAVKLLGGLEKGKAGKERYYPLRKEPKESVIKRPQTEQAYIYFGSPFAMREGDEEFYKARVAMFILGSSGFGSRLMEEVRVKRGLAYSAYSRLSVAKTHTYFSGYLQTKIESQSEAIRTVEAVIDAFVREGVTQNELDQARKFLLGSEPLRVETLSQRLGRTFSEYYAGKPLGSSLQELERIRSLSLEELNDFIKRHSEIKNLSYAIVTQ; this is translated from the coding sequence ATGGCAAGCACACTGGATTTTATAGAGGTCAAGGGGGTGAAAATCCCGTTCATCTACGAAGAGGATAAACGTCTGCCGATCGTATCGATGCAACTCGTTTTCACCCATAGCGGGAGCGTCGATGAAGGAAAAAAAGCGGGGTTGGCCCGCCTCGGCGCCAAGATGCTCAACGAAGGAAGCCTCAAACGCGGTTCGGTCGGGTTCGCCGATGCCCTGGATGCACGTGCCATCGGACTGAGTGCGACTGCGGGAAACGAAACATTCGTGATCGAGCTCGGAAGCCTCAAAGAGGAACTTGATACGGGGCTTTCCCTCCTCTCCGAACAGCTTGCCGAACCCAATTTCACCCCCAAAACGCTTGAAAAAGTCAAAACCATCACTCTGAGCGAGATAGCCCGCAAAGAAGCCGATTTCGACAATGTCGCATCGACGGAGCTCAAAGCGGTATTGTTTGAAGGGACGCCGATGGCGACTCCGAATATCGGAACCAAAGAGAGCATCGCGACCATTACCCTCGAAGACGTCAAAGGATTTATATCCGATCATCTGGTCCTCTCTAACGCGCTGGTCGTATTCGGCGGAAATGTCGGGCCCGAAGAAGCCAAGGCCAAAGCGGTGAAACTGCTGGGAGGACTGGAAAAGGGGAAAGCGGGGAAAGAACGTTACTACCCGCTCCGCAAAGAACCCAAAGAGTCGGTAATCAAGCGCCCCCAGACCGAACAGGCGTATATCTATTTCGGTTCTCCTTTCGCGATGCGTGAAGGGGATGAAGAGTTTTACAAGGCGCGGGTCGCGATGTTTATCCTCGGAAGCAGCGGATTCGGAAGTCGCCTGATGGAAGAGGTTCGTGTCAAACGGGGATTGGCGTATTCGGCTTATTCGCGCCTCTCGGTCGCTAAAACGCATACCTATTTCAGCGGCTATCTGCAGACGAAGATCGAATCGCAGTCCGAAGCGATCCGAACGGTCGAAGCGGTGATCGACGCTTTCGTCCGCGAGGGGGTAACCCAGAACGAACTCGATCAGGCGCGTAAATTTCTTTTGGGCTCCGAGCCGCTCCGGGTTGAGACCCTTTCGCAGCGGCTGGGCCGGACGTTTAGCGAATATTACGCGGGCAAGCCGCTCGGATCGAGTTTGCAGGAACTTGAACGGATCCGTTCGCTGAGCCTCGAAGAGCTCAACGATTTCATCAAGCGCCATAGCGAGATCAAAAATCTAAGTTATGCGATTGTCACCCAATAG
- the recG gene encoding ATP-dependent DNA helicase RecG, whose translation MRLSPNSEDADKFRRLGVLNITELALLIPSSFEDRRLSSELTHNAPCVIDATVERVTRTPKTLRIVFFAHNLDEVIEGIIFNPKPYMMHAFVQGSRGFYGGKASWDTGKWELIHPLKLSQIGSIVPVYKTPLRADVMRRLAARYVSVENLLEEGLPPEVAKILYRLHFPAVPLALTEKELRALKFAELYNYLRRLRKKRRYHPTSYRGAGDAKRWMKTLPFELTDDQKGAIEHIRRDLAGENAARRMIVGDVGSGKTMVILASAVLMRPYRSILMAPTTILAAQLYEEACKFLPDFKIALVTNKTKKTSLDGYDFIIGTHALLYRDLPEAGLVMVDEQHRFGTAQRHALSRITDNDSPPHYLQFSATPIPRTQAMIDSAHIDVSLIRQTPFAKNIQTRLIGKSGFPALLEHIRSEISQDRQILIIYPLVEQSEAINYQSIEEARGYWEKNFENVYVTHGRDKEKEAVLLQFREHGSILLATTVVEVGISLPRLSTVVIVGAERLGLSTLHQLRGRVSRTGLAGYCYLYTNTSGKNERLEAFSGCLNGFEIAAFDLRYRQSGDLLEGNVQSGRAFRWVDMGSDEETVKEVVDYLKQKD comes from the coding sequence ATGCGATTGTCACCCAATAGCGAGGACGCCGACAAATTCCGTCGGCTCGGTGTTCTCAACATCACCGAGTTGGCATTGCTCATCCCCTCGTCCTTCGAAGACCGGCGGCTCAGTTCCGAACTCACCCACAACGCTCCCTGTGTCATCGACGCAACCGTCGAGCGTGTCACCCGTACTCCCAAAACATTGCGTATCGTTTTTTTCGCCCACAACCTTGATGAGGTGATCGAAGGGATCATTTTCAATCCCAAACCTTACATGATGCATGCTTTTGTGCAGGGGAGCAGAGGATTTTACGGCGGGAAGGCGTCGTGGGACACGGGGAAATGGGAACTGATCCATCCTCTCAAGCTTTCCCAGATCGGATCAATCGTCCCGGTATACAAGACACCGCTGCGTGCCGACGTAATGCGCCGCCTAGCGGCGCGTTACGTCAGTGTCGAAAACCTCTTAGAGGAGGGTCTTCCGCCCGAAGTTGCGAAGATTCTTTACCGTCTCCATTTCCCCGCGGTTCCCCTTGCGCTTACGGAAAAAGAGCTGCGTGCGTTGAAATTTGCCGAACTCTACAATTATCTCCGGCGGCTGCGCAAAAAACGGCGCTACCACCCGACGAGCTACCGCGGTGCGGGAGATGCCAAACGCTGGATGAAGACACTTCCGTTTGAACTCACCGACGATCAGAAAGGGGCAATCGAGCATATCCGCCGTGATCTTGCAGGCGAGAATGCGGCGCGGCGGATGATCGTCGGCGATGTCGGCTCGGGGAAAACGATGGTGATCCTCGCTTCGGCGGTGCTGATGCGCCCCTACCGTTCAATCCTGATGGCTCCCACGACGATTCTCGCCGCACAACTTTACGAGGAGGCGTGCAAATTCCTTCCCGATTTCAAGATCGCACTGGTGACCAACAAGACCAAAAAAACATCGCTGGACGGGTATGATTTTATCATCGGAACGCATGCGCTTTTGTACCGAGACCTTCCCGAAGCGGGGCTTGTGATGGTAGACGAACAGCACCGTTTCGGCACCGCGCAGCGTCATGCCCTCTCCCGCATCACGGACAACGATTCGCCTCCCCATTACCTTCAGTTTTCGGCCACCCCCATTCCCAGGACGCAGGCGATGATCGATTCGGCCCACATCGATGTGAGCCTGATACGTCAGACACCGTTTGCCAAAAACATACAGACCCGTTTAATCGGCAAAAGCGGTTTTCCGGCATTGCTGGAGCATATCCGCTCCGAGATTTCGCAGGACCGTCAGATTTTGATCATTTATCCCCTGGTCGAGCAAAGCGAGGCGATCAATTACCAGAGCATCGAGGAAGCGCGGGGATATTGGGAAAAAAACTTCGAGAACGTTTACGTTACCCACGGTCGGGACAAAGAAAAAGAGGCGGTATTGCTCCAATTTCGCGAACACGGCTCCATTTTGCTGGCAACCACTGTCGTGGAAGTGGGAATCTCGCTACCCCGGCTCTCCACCGTCGTTATCGTGGGGGCGGAGAGGCTTGGGCTTTCGACGCTTCATCAGCTTCGGGGGCGCGTGAGCCGTACAGGACTGGCGGGGTATTGCTATCTTTACACCAACACATCGGGGAAAAACGAACGGCTTGAGGCGTTTTCGGGTTGTCTCAACGGATTCGAGATCGCGGCGTTCGATCTACGCTACCGACAAAGCGGCGACTTGCTGGAGGGGAACGTGCAAAGCGGCAGGGCGTTTCGGTGGGTGGACATGGGAAGCGATGAGGAGACGGTCAAAGAGGTCGTGGATTATCTGAAACAAAAAGATTAA
- the raiA gene encoding ribosome-associated translation inhibitor RaiA — MNISLVGRHIDLSDSIKEHLMHSIDTLGKYHLDLISVNAVASMNERKKGVMIEFTINVAGKNTIVITQRDNDLYAAIDIAIDRAQKALRRLHDRLSDHRNEGMNEAKTAASGNVDLHALGEAMEDEIVPMELELYKPQEVAEVLEKLKESGKQFEVFYDNEGKMRVLFKRNDGRYGLY, encoded by the coding sequence ATGAACATTTCACTCGTCGGACGCCATATCGACCTCAGCGACTCCATCAAAGAGCACCTTATGCACTCGATTGATACCCTCGGCAAATACCATCTCGATCTCATCAGCGTCAATGCCGTCGCCAGCATGAACGAACGGAAAAAAGGGGTAATGATCGAATTTACGATCAACGTCGCCGGCAAAAACACCATCGTCATCACTCAACGCGACAACGACCTTTACGCTGCCATCGATATCGCGATCGACCGGGCCCAAAAAGCGCTCCGCCGTCTGCACGACCGCCTGAGCGACCACCGCAACGAAGGGATGAATGAGGCCAAGACCGCCGCATCGGGCAACGTCGACCTGCACGCGCTGGGAGAAGCGATGGAAGATGAAATCGTTCCGATGGAACTTGAGCTCTACAAGCCCCAGGAAGTGGCCGAAGTATTGGAAAAACTTAAAGAAAGCGGCAAACAGTTTGAAGTCTTTTACGACAATGAAGGAAAAATGAGGGTCCTCTTCAAGCGCAACGACGGGCGTTACGGCCTGTATTGA
- a CDS encoding Ig-like domain-containing protein has product MKVNDTIRSMIRLVVIMLMSGWTMLQAAIVLESDNFNNNVEGWAGGTRVSDMYKIENGTFASKLYNFNGTDYALKNVIISFDVSIANGWETTDALRVTANGATTTFTQTDGVYHYTVNAVLDTGGDLNLRIHTDSSYSSEDAWIDNIVITFITADAANDTFTMVKNTTYSGNLLSNDVGPSLSVISNTSPAHGSVSVASNGSFTYTPTTEYMGTDTFTYTVRDANGYEDTATVTVTVTDVITAGYRDFTLRKQLYTKGDMKTIGNTVLVPPTTQTSSICSTYTNGSYITNATDANNYYYLCGYHADTTTGGLSNSTTSELKLPAGAEVIWAGLYWQAIVANAAFSTNMTIKLRQEEGANTYVDVTPDRLDYGVNEGYTGFTSYSAFADVTEHFGAGKWNEGNYTVANIPVYEGKIDTLGSYGAWTLVVVYSNLSDENEKFRSFSVFDGWKVVSQDVPNVNIDVTGFYTPDKNDIAAEVSVFAAEGDKHISGDVLRTTNYNTGGTVTLATVANNTFNSSITGGDDRVPELINNNGIDIQTFDIGDNLKPKQATMRFTFTSTQDKYWPSMIAFATELYVPQFCYDYGYEQNGLPFTEENNGTAMPYVSGYLPNTEDINVSLYIRNQEASDVMANNVQLNITQIDDTQAVYKRNSVAVTYPGEYSPTYKSDGGWPLSVSDTYIKNIPLGNMGGEQHAYAYYMLTPKNIGDIRIPIVGTFTYDLAIPLPDGTTLSLPYSSTIGGERLPMCTADNFSYTPEWGIFSVVDAGLYDSSTSTRYYDLTTQVTKRPGNLRVASFDPEALDTPQPVSTIVAVELIDASQFHDVDAACREPSSSISPRVWVAFENNVSQINFNAGTIQAAIANGMVSDTITGEPSPITQAEEFYKKATPNAAFRVTYNTLNDADGSLITIVPTNNGIRIDNFSDIHKIYPHCRQFVKMPNNQMTDQTSVACANNGNSSTYKDVAICMECLYGARTEVLCSRDNFAIRPESYTVTLKDLNQTNRGVTQVFAPGYTGVTNPQSGRIKVASGYDYRYDINATNHLDNAASPGYTRYFGTGGSDYNITLVWDPATPKTGCNDTAHKPQSFNLLDGTVSAEGNLSQIGEYRLNIIDKTWTAVDWDSEKQTHQTGPHFLNAIECAQDSTYVPAQATTVSLSGGTLNNLVGCQINSTHDNVENGLKYRDYQLTFLPYKFDLNVSFGVGTRPDNVAASNFIYTSDMSRTDSMDMSVRATGKIKASGYNNVVNTNFVTGCYANDLNLSMRANNNLTVAGSAYQVRFQDFNATGALIYDSNATDIDTTALDMRLLRIDDGNFTKDTRGSLSTITRLNYERNVTRPTDPKVADFTALNVRCSTVAECLMQADLSSSHEADGTRAMDFNVTHAYGRLIPRDIRVFGDVAFSPSAWYEVYNAPRLAGTPLAPSRNTPLWYVNHLHTDTNYGDGNVTRLQSAAGSSGANIGQAAVNGTETYAFPAVGAANIPYSRKAHIETAPWLWYGVNALDYADPSAANLDCATHPCFNINVVPAVGRSGSASDGALRGDKTNKQTTGGGVTYDYTPSTR; this is encoded by the coding sequence ATGAAAGTAAACGACACGATCCGTTCGATGATCCGATTGGTTGTGATAATGTTGATGAGCGGATGGACGATGCTTCAGGCCGCGATCGTATTGGAAAGCGACAATTTTAACAACAATGTCGAAGGATGGGCCGGCGGGACGCGCGTCAGCGACATGTACAAGATCGAAAACGGCACTTTCGCATCGAAACTGTACAATTTCAACGGGACCGATTATGCCCTGAAAAACGTCATCATCAGCTTCGACGTATCGATCGCGAACGGGTGGGAGACCACCGATGCATTGCGGGTGACCGCCAACGGGGCAACGACGACGTTTACCCAAACCGACGGAGTCTACCACTACACCGTCAATGCGGTCCTTGATACGGGGGGCGATCTGAACCTCCGGATCCACACCGATTCGAGCTACAGCAGCGAAGACGCCTGGATTGACAATATTGTCATAACCTTCATCACCGCCGATGCGGCAAACGATACGTTTACCATGGTCAAAAATACGACCTACAGCGGGAATCTTCTCTCCAACGACGTGGGACCCTCGCTCAGCGTTATTTCCAACACCTCTCCCGCACACGGGAGCGTGAGCGTCGCTTCGAACGGGAGTTTCACCTATACGCCCACGACCGAGTACATGGGAACCGATACCTTTACCTACACGGTCAGGGATGCCAACGGGTATGAGGATACGGCGACGGTCACCGTGACGGTGACCGACGTGATTACCGCCGGATACCGTGATTTCACCCTGCGAAAACAGCTCTACACGAAAGGGGACATGAAGACGATCGGTAATACCGTGCTCGTTCCCCCTACGACGCAGACCTCTTCTATCTGCTCGACGTATACCAACGGTTCGTACATTACCAATGCCACCGATGCCAACAATTATTATTACCTGTGCGGGTACCATGCCGATACGACGACGGGGGGGCTTAGCAATTCGACGACCTCCGAGCTCAAACTCCCCGCAGGTGCGGAAGTGATCTGGGCCGGGTTGTACTGGCAGGCGATTGTCGCCAATGCGGCGTTCAGCACGAACATGACGATCAAGCTTCGCCAGGAAGAGGGGGCCAATACCTACGTCGACGTCACCCCGGACCGTCTGGATTACGGTGTTAATGAAGGCTATACCGGGTTTACGAGCTATTCGGCGTTTGCCGACGTTACCGAACATTTCGGTGCGGGAAAATGGAACGAGGGGAACTATACCGTCGCCAATATCCCGGTGTACGAAGGAAAAATCGATACCCTGGGATCGTACGGGGCATGGACGCTGGTGGTGGTCTATTCGAATCTCTCCGACGAGAACGAAAAATTCCGCAGTTTCAGTGTTTTCGACGGATGGAAGGTGGTCAGTCAGGATGTGCCGAACGTGAACATTGACGTCACCGGCTTCTACACCCCCGACAAAAACGATATCGCTGCCGAAGTGTCGGTTTTCGCGGCCGAAGGGGACAAGCACATCAGCGGGGACGTATTGCGAACGACCAATTACAATACCGGAGGTACCGTTACGCTTGCGACGGTGGCTAACAATACCTTTAATTCCAGTATCACGGGCGGGGATGATCGCGTCCCCGAACTGATCAACAATAACGGTATTGATATCCAGACGTTCGATATCGGTGATAATCTCAAGCCCAAGCAAGCGACCATGCGTTTTACGTTTACGTCGACCCAGGACAAATACTGGCCGTCGATGATCGCGTTTGCGACCGAGCTGTACGTTCCGCAGTTTTGTTACGACTACGGGTACGAACAAAACGGCCTTCCCTTCACCGAAGAGAATAACGGGACGGCAATGCCGTATGTGAGCGGTTACCTTCCCAATACCGAAGACATCAACGTCAGCCTCTATATCCGCAACCAGGAAGCTTCCGACGTGATGGCCAACAACGTGCAGCTGAACATTACCCAGATCGACGATACGCAGGCAGTCTATAAACGCAATTCGGTGGCCGTCACCTATCCGGGCGAGTATTCGCCCACTTACAAAAGCGACGGGGGATGGCCGCTGAGCGTGAGCGACACCTACATCAAAAACATCCCCCTCGGGAATATGGGAGGAGAACAGCATGCGTACGCCTATTACATGCTCACCCCCAAAAACATCGGCGACATACGGATACCGATCGTCGGGACGTTTACCTACGATCTGGCGATTCCGCTTCCCGATGGTACGACGCTCAGCCTTCCGTACTCCTCGACCATCGGTGGTGAACGCCTTCCGATGTGTACCGCGGACAATTTCAGCTACACTCCCGAATGGGGGATTTTCAGCGTCGTCGATGCGGGGCTGTACGATTCTTCCACGTCGACGCGCTATTACGATCTCACTACACAGGTGACGAAACGTCCGGGTAACCTGCGGGTGGCATCGTTCGACCCTGAAGCCCTCGACACGCCTCAGCCGGTGAGTACCATCGTCGCGGTCGAACTGATCGATGCGAGTCAGTTCCACGACGTCGATGCGGCATGCCGCGAACCTTCCAGCTCGATCAGTCCGCGGGTATGGGTCGCGTTTGAAAACAACGTCTCGCAGATCAATTTTAATGCGGGGACGATTCAGGCGGCGATCGCGAATGGGATGGTATCCGATACCATTACAGGAGAACCTTCACCCATCACTCAGGCGGAGGAGTTTTACAAAAAGGCGACGCCCAATGCGGCGTTTCGGGTAACCTACAACACCCTCAACGATGCCGACGGTTCGCTGATTACGATCGTTCCGACGAACAACGGGATACGGATCGACAACTTCTCAGATATTCACAAAATCTACCCCCACTGTCGACAGTTCGTCAAAATGCCCAACAACCAGATGACGGATCAGACTTCGGTCGCCTGTGCCAACAACGGAAACAGCAGTACCTACAAAGACGTTGCGATCTGCATGGAGTGCTTGTACGGCGCACGGACCGAAGTGCTCTGTTCGCGGGACAATTTCGCGATCCGTCCGGAAAGCTACACGGTGACCCTCAAAGACCTCAATCAGACCAATCGAGGCGTGACGCAGGTGTTCGCCCCCGGCTATACCGGGGTGACGAACCCGCAGAGCGGACGGATCAAAGTAGCCAGCGGATACGATTACCGCTACGACATCAATGCCACGAATCATCTGGACAACGCCGCATCGCCGGGGTACACCCGCTATTTCGGAACGGGGGGAAGCGATTACAACATTACCCTCGTATGGGATCCCGCAACACCGAAAACAGGGTGCAACGATACCGCGCACAAACCGCAGAGCTTTAATCTCCTTGACGGAACGGTATCGGCGGAGGGGAATCTTTCTCAGATCGGGGAGTATCGTCTTAACATCATCGATAAAACCTGGACAGCGGTCGATTGGGACAGCGAGAAGCAGACCCATCAGACGGGTCCCCACTTCTTAAACGCCATCGAATGCGCGCAGGATAGTACCTACGTACCGGCCCAGGCGACGACGGTGAGCCTGAGCGGCGGGACATTGAACAACCTGGTGGGGTGTCAGATCAACAGCACCCACGACAACGTAGAAAACGGCCTAAAATACCGAGATTACCAGCTGACGTTCCTCCCTTACAAATTCGATCTGAACGTTTCGTTCGGGGTCGGTACACGTCCGGATAATGTCGCCGCGAGCAATTTTATTTACACGTCCGATATGAGCCGAACCGATTCGATGGACATGTCGGTCCGTGCGACCGGAAAAATCAAAGCATCGGGATACAACAATGTCGTCAACACAAACTTCGTCACCGGGTGTTACGCAAACGATCTGAATCTGTCGATGCGGGCCAACAACAACCTCACGGTAGCGGGAAGTGCCTACCAGGTCCGTTTCCAGGATTTTAACGCGACGGGGGCACTGATTTATGACAGCAACGCCACCGATATCGATACGACCGCACTGGATATGCGGCTGCTGCGGATTGATGATGGCAATTTCACCAAAGATACCCGGGGTTCGCTTTCCACTATAACCCGCCTCAACTACGAGCGCAACGTCACGCGCCCGACCGACCCGAAAGTTGCTGATTTCACGGCGTTGAATGTCCGCTGTTCTACGGTGGCCGAGTGTTTGATGCAGGCAGACTTGAGCTCTTCACACGAAGCAGACGGCACGCGAGCGATGGATTTTAACGTGACCCATGCCTACGGACGTCTCATCCCGCGCGATATCCGCGTTTTCGGCGATGTCGCGTTCAGTCCCTCCGCATGGTACGAAGTGTATAATGCGCCGAGACTGGCGGGAACTCCCCTGGCACCAAGCCGGAACACTCCGCTGTGGTACGTCAATCATTTGCATACCGATACCAATTACGGGGACGGCAACGTAACCCGTTTGCAGAGTGCGGCGGGGTCATCGGGGGCAAACATCGGTCAGGCCGCGGTGAACGGAACCGAAACCTACGCTTTCCCGGCCGTAGGGGCGGCCAATATCCCCTACAGCCGCAAAGCCCATATCGAAACGGCACCGTGGCTTTGGTACGGGGTCAATGCACTTGATTATGCCGATCCCTCGGCGGCCAATCTCGATTGTGCGACCCATCCGTGTTTCAACATCAATGTCGTTCCCGCCGTCGGTCGTTCGGGCAGTGCTTCGGATGGGGCGTTGCGGGGAGATAAAACCAACAAACAGACGACGGGGGGAGGGGTAACGTACGACTATACCCCTTCCACCCGTTGA
- a CDS encoding type II secretion system protein, translating to MKSLVQRKAFTMIELLFVIVILGIVGTLALEALRQYYDGIYRTGEYTKRSAQADQILEQVARYFENGISASIVRLDQNDAALGSVCNGVPISGDDGNDYTIAFVGIDDDGLRGYWDGTRFRPGWSSEVINAGTNLSGPDSDYTTMHNADSLLNAANPTAIFRSDGLAEGSDCGRFGWITGAGTNQAYRTVLAVPNATNLTLDGVLSISGQSGRAYVLRTAYAFRARNGVFSMYSGFQPWNGELYSTVTPRVLGDNVAHFTIMYDASNTSVNSNVGNVYTLKICMNGVDANLNDSTLPQDQICRERMVHVRY from the coding sequence ATGAAATCGCTAGTCCAACGCAAAGCTTTTACGATGATCGAACTCTTGTTCGTGATCGTTATTCTCGGAATTGTCGGAACGCTGGCGCTCGAAGCGTTGCGGCAGTATTACGACGGCATCTACCGTACCGGAGAATATACGAAGCGATCGGCGCAAGCCGACCAGATTCTCGAACAGGTAGCACGCTATTTCGAAAACGGCATCTCCGCATCGATCGTCCGCCTCGACCAGAACGATGCGGCACTGGGAAGCGTCTGTAACGGCGTCCCGATTTCCGGAGACGACGGGAACGATTACACGATCGCGTTTGTAGGAATCGACGATGATGGGCTGCGGGGCTATTGGGACGGAACACGTTTCCGTCCGGGATGGAGCAGCGAAGTAATCAACGCTGGGACGAACCTTTCGGGGCCCGATTCGGATTATACGACGATGCACAACGCCGATTCGCTTTTGAACGCCGCTAATCCCACCGCGATTTTCCGCAGCGACGGTTTGGCGGAGGGGAGTGATTGCGGCCGATTCGGCTGGATCACCGGTGCGGGGACGAATCAGGCGTACCGGACGGTGCTGGCCGTTCCGAATGCGACTAATCTGACGCTTGACGGGGTGCTCAGCATCAGCGGGCAGTCCGGCCGTGCTTACGTCCTCCGAACGGCTTATGCTTTCCGTGCCCGAAACGGAGTCTTCAGCATGTACAGCGGTTTCCAGCCCTGGAATGGAGAACTCTACAGCACCGTTACTCCACGGGTATTGGGCGATAACGTCGCCCATTTCACGATTATGTACGATGCGAGCAATACGAGCGTTAACTCGAATGTGGGAAATGTGTATACTCTTAAAATCTGTATGAACGGGGTCGATGCCAATCTTAACGATTCGACGCTGCCGCAGGACCAGATTTGCCGTGAAAGGATGGTGCATGTACGTTACTAA
- a CDS encoding type II secretion system protein, producing the protein MYVTKRKGFAMIMAIFIVVIIAAGGALMMQNASLGSKAVSSAYLRTQADLLAQSATEYALMRAQGVDTTGGTCLNRLNITVNDASGRAMFDITASLAYSFRGAAPAACDTLAQNTGKETMVLIDVRVDDRNISSEDIRVHKRSWQKL; encoded by the coding sequence ATGTACGTTACTAAACGCAAGGGATTCGCTATGATCATGGCTATATTCATCGTCGTGATCATTGCTGCGGGAGGAGCCCTGATGATGCAGAACGCATCGCTGGGGAGCAAGGCGGTATCGAGTGCTTATTTGCGTACCCAGGCCGATTTGCTGGCACAGAGCGCGACCGAATACGCCCTGATGCGCGCGCAGGGGGTAGACACGACCGGCGGGACGTGCCTGAATCGTCTGAATATCACCGTCAACGACGCGAGCGGAAGGGCGATGTTTGATATCACAGCTTCCCTGGCCTATTCTTTCAGGGGAGCCGCCCCGGCGGCATGCGACACGTTAGCGCAAAATACGGGTAAGGAAACGATGGTACTTATCGACGTGCGGGTGGATGATCGAAATATCTCTTCTGAAGATATCCGCGTTCATAAACGCTCCTGGCAAAAACTCTAG
- a CDS encoding PleD family two-component system response regulator translates to MGDKKLKVLAVDDDMINLKLLKTMLLKTPNVSQVVEAKNGADAIGILKSQFDIDIILLDIIMPVMGGIEMLKVIRADESLRQLPVIVLTTDETKKGEALECGANGFLMKPVREKDVVAKISQLAL, encoded by the coding sequence ATGGGTGATAAAAAACTGAAAGTACTTGCGGTTGACGATGATATGATCAACCTCAAGCTGCTCAAGACCATGCTGCTGAAAACCCCGAACGTCTCACAGGTGGTCGAAGCGAAAAACGGCGCGGACGCGATCGGCATTCTCAAATCGCAGTTCGATATCGATATCATCCTCCTTGACATCATCATGCCGGTCATGGGGGGAATCGAGATGCTGAAAGTGATCCGCGCCGACGAATCGCTCCGCCAGCTCCCCGTCATCGTCCTCACCACCGACGAAACCAAAAAAGGGGAAGCCCTTGAATGCGGCGCGAACGGTTTTCTGATGAAACCGGTACGGGAAAAAGACGTAGTCGCCAAAATTTCCCAGCTCGCCCTCTAA